A genomic region of Oceaniferula marina contains the following coding sequences:
- a CDS encoding type II secretion system F family protein yields the protein MAAFTYKALGANGAVSTGEIKADDRSEALRVLSKRGLQPVNLRESSATEKSEKKQKSKPTGRGDAVAKPEEKSDGKSAPRDANGLLKLKRNEVVLFTEELSEMLGAGLQLEPALKSMENREELGSLKDVSRSVRQLVRDGSSFSHALKKVSESFGPLYCSLAAAGEASGALDTILKRQAHYLKTLQEVQSKVTLALIYPAFLVLAGIGVGVIFVTKLIPQLTDLISSTPGGKIPLGAKILIGASDFFQNWWLVILLVILGGSLVFKAWKDAEANKMTWDRVKLQIPLMGKVIESRFYVQFLETLANLVGNGLPLLRSLELARDATQNLHIRQHMDGVIEMVGDGRSFSRSLIRSGIFPPLLIDMVSVGEKTGKLDQSLRRAAERYDTELNKNLSRVMELIMPIVLVVMALLIGTMAYLMITAIFQTIDNLGGR from the coding sequence ATGGCGGCATTTACATATAAGGCTCTCGGAGCCAACGGGGCAGTAAGCACGGGTGAGATTAAGGCGGATGACCGGTCTGAGGCTCTCCGTGTACTTAGCAAACGGGGGTTGCAACCTGTTAACCTGCGTGAAAGCTCAGCTACGGAAAAATCGGAGAAAAAGCAAAAAAGCAAACCCACCGGACGGGGGGATGCTGTGGCTAAGCCTGAAGAGAAGTCGGATGGGAAATCTGCTCCCCGCGATGCGAATGGGTTGCTAAAGCTCAAGCGCAACGAAGTGGTGTTGTTTACCGAGGAGCTCAGCGAGATGCTGGGTGCCGGCTTACAACTCGAGCCTGCATTGAAGTCCATGGAAAACCGTGAAGAGTTGGGATCTCTCAAAGATGTCTCACGCAGCGTGCGTCAACTCGTTCGTGACGGCAGCAGTTTTTCCCATGCCTTAAAGAAAGTGAGCGAGAGTTTTGGCCCGTTGTATTGCAGTCTTGCGGCTGCTGGTGAAGCGAGCGGGGCCTTGGATACCATCCTCAAACGTCAGGCACACTACTTAAAAACGCTTCAGGAAGTGCAGAGCAAGGTGACCTTGGCCTTGATTTATCCAGCGTTCCTCGTTCTCGCCGGTATTGGTGTGGGGGTGATTTTTGTTACCAAACTGATCCCTCAGTTGACGGATCTGATTTCGAGCACCCCAGGGGGTAAAATTCCGCTTGGGGCAAAAATTCTGATCGGCGCCAGCGATTTTTTCCAAAATTGGTGGCTGGTGATTTTGCTGGTCATCCTCGGTGGTTCCCTGGTGTTCAAAGCTTGGAAAGATGCCGAGGCGAATAAGATGACCTGGGACCGGGTGAAACTTCAGATTCCACTGATGGGTAAGGTGATTGAAAGCCGGTTTTACGTGCAGTTTCTTGAGACCTTGGCGAACTTGGTAGGAAACGGCTTACCCTTGTTGCGTTCGTTGGAGTTGGCGCGTGATGCTACCCAGAACCTGCATATTCGCCAGCATATGGATGGTGTCATCGAGATGGTGGGGGACGGGCGATCGTTTTCGCGCTCCTTGATTCGCTCCGGGATTTTTCCTCCTCTTTTGATCGATATGGTCTCAGTAGGGGAGAAAACCGGTAAGCTTGACCAATCGCTGCGCCGTGCCGCCGAGCGTTACGACACCGAGTTGAATAAAAACCTATCGCGGGTGATGGAATTGATTATGCCCATCGTGCTGGTGGTGATGGCCCTGCTGATTGGCACCATGGCTTATCTGATGATCACCGCTATCTTCCAGACGATCGATAACCTTGGAGGTCGATAG
- a CDS encoding GspE/PulE family protein, with translation MTDLLIAPARESGCEDMESLTEVVEAAAGQQRSPIDDILDSGTVDEEAYLRAMADNIGMEWVSSIPEFEGVDVLRDACGPRVALAHRLLPLDLEGDEGSQSLVLLTYDPLNLVARQSANQQIQLPIIWKMASRRRIHEALRKLYGVGADTFEQILEGRDLDYDNLERNDEANVIDADEDEEASVVKFVNQIIREALQQQATDIHVEPLHDNLRIRYRIDGLLIEVTVPDNIKALQSSVIARLKIMAHLDIAERRLPQDGRINLQFEGGSIDVRVATVPTVEGESVSLRLLNQQKFTISRLQMESFVEDKINQLLKLSNGIVLITGPTGSGKSTSLYSFLSEVNSPDTRIVTIEDPVENKLPGVMQIAVKSEIGLTFASGLRSILRADPNIVMLGEIRDLETAEIAIRASLTGHLVFSTLHTNDAMGGVSRLTDMGVEPFLVSASVRAFLAQRLVRRLCPSCKKPHELTRHQREELEIPEHITGQCYDAVGCDRCRNTGFSGRLAIYEVVLLTEPMQDLIVKGADSRALFDQAYRDGYVPMREYGWHKVMGGETTLEEVISVTSAELC, from the coding sequence GACTGATTTACTCATTGCACCAGCCCGCGAGAGCGGATGTGAAGACATGGAATCTTTGACGGAGGTGGTTGAAGCCGCCGCCGGTCAACAACGTTCTCCCATCGATGATATCCTGGATTCAGGAACCGTCGATGAGGAGGCCTATTTACGCGCCATGGCCGATAATATCGGCATGGAGTGGGTTTCCAGTATCCCTGAATTTGAAGGCGTGGATGTGCTTCGTGATGCCTGTGGCCCTCGGGTCGCTTTGGCTCATCGATTATTGCCACTGGATCTCGAGGGGGATGAGGGGAGCCAAAGTCTGGTGCTTTTGACCTATGATCCCTTGAACCTTGTCGCTCGACAGTCAGCGAACCAGCAGATCCAATTGCCGATCATCTGGAAAATGGCTTCCCGTCGCCGAATCCACGAAGCATTGCGCAAGCTGTATGGTGTGGGTGCTGATACATTCGAGCAAATCCTAGAAGGTCGCGACTTGGATTATGATAATCTGGAGCGCAATGATGAGGCGAATGTGATTGATGCCGATGAGGACGAGGAGGCCAGTGTGGTCAAGTTTGTCAACCAGATCATCCGGGAAGCCTTGCAACAGCAGGCAACGGATATTCACGTCGAACCTCTGCACGATAACCTGCGTATCCGTTACCGGATCGACGGCTTACTGATTGAGGTGACGGTTCCCGATAACATCAAGGCCCTGCAGAGTTCGGTGATCGCCCGATTGAAGATCATGGCGCATCTCGATATTGCTGAGCGGCGCCTGCCACAGGATGGCCGGATCAACTTGCAATTTGAAGGCGGCTCGATTGACGTCCGGGTGGCGACCGTTCCGACGGTCGAAGGTGAGAGTGTGAGTTTACGATTGCTCAACCAGCAGAAATTCACGATTTCGAGGCTTCAGATGGAGTCCTTCGTCGAGGATAAAATCAACCAACTCCTTAAATTGAGTAACGGGATTGTCCTGATTACCGGACCTACCGGGTCGGGTAAATCGACGAGTCTTTACTCTTTCCTTAGTGAGGTGAACTCACCCGACACTCGGATTGTGACGATCGAGGATCCGGTTGAGAACAAGCTGCCCGGGGTGATGCAGATTGCGGTGAAGTCCGAGATCGGGCTCACCTTTGCCAGTGGTTTGCGTTCGATCCTTCGGGCCGACCCCAACATTGTCATGCTCGGTGAGATTCGAGACCTTGAAACGGCGGAGATCGCCATTCGCGCATCCTTGACGGGACACTTGGTTTTCAGTACCTTGCACACCAATGACGCGATGGGCGGAGTTTCACGTCTCACGGATATGGGAGTGGAGCCCTTCCTCGTTTCTGCATCCGTTCGGGCATTTTTGGCCCAACGTCTGGTCCGTCGTTTGTGTCCAAGCTGTAAGAAACCACATGAGTTGACTCGTCACCAGCGCGAAGAGTTGGAGATTCCGGAGCACATTACCGGGCAATGTTATGACGCCGTTGGCTGTGACCGTTGCCGGAATACCGGGTTCAGCGGCCGTTTGGCGATTTATGAAGTCGTATTGCTGACCGAGCCGATGCAGGATTTGATTGTCAAGGGGGCAGATAGCCGGGCATTATTTGATCAGGCTTACCGTGATGGATATGTGCCGATGCGTGAGTATGGCTGGCACAAGGTGATGGGAGGGGAGACTACCCTTGAGGAAGTGATATCGGTGACCAGTGCCGAACTTTGTTAG